A window of Marinitoga litoralis genomic DNA:
TTGCATTTTAAAAGAAAAAATTAATGGTATTGTATCAAATGAGTTTATTATTACTTGAAATAGCATAATATGCAATTTCATACTTAAAAATACAAATATACCAATTAAAAAAGATAATTGTCCAATAACTGGTGATTCTTCACCACTTATTGGATCAAATACTCCAGCCATAGCAAATCCCATTTGAAAAGCGAAAAATTGTCCAGCAAATTGAATAGCAGCAACTGGAATATATGAAATCAATCCAATTAAAACTCCTAATAAAAAATTAAGTATCATTAATGTAATTAAATAAAAAACAGGTAAATCTGGAATTGATAGATTCACTAATGGTAAAGAAATCCAAGATATAAAAACTGAGAATAATATCTTTAATGATCTAGGAATCGACCTAGATCCAATAATAGGAGCTGAAACAGTTAACCCTGCTATTCTAAAAAAAATAAATGCCCAAACCCAAAATTTTGTTTCTAAAAACAAAATTACGTCCATTTATATCATTCCAAAAAAAGTAGTTAAAATTTGATAAGTATAATCTATAAGCTTTTGAGCAATCCAACCAAATAATATTCCAACAACTAAAAAAGTAATAATAATCTTTGGAGCAAAAGTTAAAGTTTGCTCGTTTATGGAAGTTATTGTTTGAAATATACTTATTATTAAACCTACACCAAGACTTACTAAAAGTACAGGTGTAATGATTGTTAAAAATACAGAAATTCCATCTCTAAAAACGTCTATAAAAACTTCTAAAGTCATTATAATCCTCCTGAAATTTGGAAACTTCTTATTAATCCACCAATTAAAAGATCCCAACCATTCACAAGAATAATAAGTAGTAATTTAAATGGCATTGATATCATAACAGGCGGAATCATCATCATACCCATTGATAATAATATACTAGCAACAACCATATCAACTATTATAAATGGTATATATATTAATACCCCCATTTTAAATGAAATTTCCAATTCGCTCAAAGCAAATGCGGGAATAAGAATTTCTGGTGGAGTATCATTTATATTATTTATTTCACGTTTTACACTTGATGCGAGCATAAAAATATTATCTTGATTTTTATGAGCTACTATTTCGCTAATCATAAATCTTTTTATAGGATTCCAGGTATTTTCAAACATTTGTGTATAGGAAATTTTTTCTTCTGTATAAGGTATTATAGCATTTTGATAAATATCGTTAAAAACGGGAGACATTATCAAAAAAGTTAGTATTAAAGATATACCTATTAAAACTTGATTTGGAGGAGCTTGCCGACTTCCTAATGCTGTTCTTAAAAAGGATAGCACAATTACAATTCTCATAAAAGAAGTAAACATCATAATAAAAGATGGTGCTAAAGATAATACTGCTAT
This region includes:
- the fliP gene encoding flagellar type III secretion system pore protein FliP (The bacterial flagellar biogenesis protein FliP forms a type III secretion system (T3SS)-type pore required for flagellar assembly.), which encodes MNKIIILIMISLFLFTTISAQEPVPIPEISINIGGDIPSPDTLIPTLEILLLIAVLSLAPSFIMMFTSFMRIVIVLSFLRTALGSRQAPPNQVLIGISLILTFLIMSPVFNDIYQNAIIPYTEEKISYTQMFENTWNPIKRFMISEIVAHKNQDNIFMLASSVKREINNINDTPPEILIPAFALSELEISFKMGVLIYIPFIIVDMVVASILLSMGMMMIPPVMISMPFKLLLIILVNGWDLLIGGLIRSFQISGGL
- the fliR gene encoding flagellar biosynthetic protein FliR; amino-acid sequence: MDVILFLETKFWVWAFIFFRIAGLTVSAPIIGSRSIPRSLKILFSVFISWISLPLVNLSIPDLPVFYLITLMILNFLLGVLIGLISYIPVAAIQFAGQFFAFQMGFAMAGVFDPISGEESPVIGQLSFLIGIFVFLSMKLHIMLFQVIINSFDTIPLIFSFKMQFFPEILSTFGKIFEIGAQLAIPMSAFMLSVNVSLGIVSRMIPQINVFIVGLPLNILVGTLILLSIIGVWVEIFHINMMEIIKWINSLLNLI
- the fliQ gene encoding flagellar biosynthesis protein FliQ, translated to MTLEVFIDVFRDGISVFLTIITPVLLVSLGVGLIISIFQTITSINEQTLTFAPKIIITFLVVGILFGWIAQKLIDYTYQILTTFFGMI